In Panicum virgatum strain AP13 chromosome 4N, P.virgatum_v5, whole genome shotgun sequence, a single window of DNA contains:
- the LOC120671113 gene encoding transcription factor bHLH48-like: protein MRRPSPPPPELPAAGAEIQAALIPAVAGQASSSPSAAAGAGRGGGGGGGSFTALLGLPTSQAMELLLPRAAAPYPAPAPAPTFPSDPHLVDRAARSSAFASPPPSSPSPTPPPAPPAAATNAGKRKADPADRASKGKAARKGKTAEEKPAAGGDGEDEKPAYVHVRARRGQATDSHSLAERARREKINARMELLKELVPGCSKVSGTALVLDEIINHVQSLQRQVEYLSMRLAAVNPRVDFGGLDNFMTTECGRMAGLNCKNGIDLEQVTWPEMGVHGARHLMQLQQQLWHGDLAHQHQAVSQWEKRGDGNPPVFSSSSPSLFGYDLTSSGAQQPPASKLKTEL, encoded by the exons atgcgccgcccctcgccgccgccgccggagctccccgccgccggggccgagaTCCAGGCGGCGCTGATCCCCGCCGTCGCGGGGcaagcctcctcctccccgtccgccgccgccggtgcaggaagaggaggaggaggaggcgggggctCCTTCACGGCGCTGCTGGGCCTCCCCACCTCCCAGGCCATGGAGCTGCTCCTCCCCCGAGCCGCGGCGCCCTatcccgcccccgccccggcgCCCACCTTCCCCTCCGACCCGCACCTCGTGGACCGCGCCGCGCGCTCCTCCGCGTTCGCGTCCCCGCCCCCGTCCTCCCCTTCCCCGACCCCGCCCccggcgcctcccgccgccgccactaacGCCGGCAAGCGCAAGGCCGACCCCGCCGACCGCGCCTCCAAG GGGAAGGCCGCGAGGAAGGGGAAGACGGCGGAGGAGAagcccgcggccggcggcgacggcgaggacgagAAGCCGGCGTACGTGCACGTGCGGGCCAGGCGGGGCCAGGCCACCGACAGCCACAGCCTCGCCGAGCGG GCGAGACGCGAGAAGATCAATGCGAGGATGGAGCTGCTCAAGGAGCTGGTCCCCGGCTGCAGCAAG GTATCAGGAACAGCACTGGTGCTGGATGAGATCATTAATCATGTTCAGTCTCTCCAAAGGCAAGTTGAG TACTTGTCAATGAGGCTCGCAGCTGTAAACCCAAGGGTCGACTTTGGTGGGCTAGACAACTTTATGACCACAGAG TGTGGAAGAATGGCAGGCCTGAACTGCAAGAACGGAATCGACTTGGAGCAGGTCACCTGGCCAGAAATGGGCGTTCATGGAGCAAGACATCTGATGCAACTTCAGCAGCAGCTCTGGCATGGTGATTTAGCGCATCAACACCAAGCAGTGTCGCAGTGGGAAAAGCGAGGGGATGGAAATCCTCCCGTCTTTAGCAGCTCCAGCCCTTCTCTCTTCGGCTACGATCTAACAAGCTCTG GAGCACAGCAACCCCCGGCGAGCAAGCTGAAGACGGAGCTGTGA
- the LOC120670373 gene encoding receptor-like protein 52: MARPNTCYLPVIIVLFLLLGCKCRSDHSAAGDGEKLLAAKHDWGNPRQLVSWDPVAAADHCSWKGVVCAGGVGVVTELSLQGLSLTGSVPASVCELKNLHRLDLSYNNLTGAFPAATLYACAQLRFLDISFNSFTGVLPDHVDALSPVMEHLNLSSNSFGGVVPAAVARLPALKSLLLDNNRFTGAYPAAEISELSDLEVLTLAFNAFSPAPAPPEFAKLTKLTYLWMEKINLIGEIPEAYASLTELTVLAMSSNNLTGSIPAWVWHLRKLEFLYLYANALSGELTRDVTAVNLVELDVSTNQLTGEIPEAFGKLRNLEVMFLYENHFTGAIPAGIGLLPRLADIRIFINWFSGELPAELGKHSPLRELQVANNNLSGPLRETLCANRKLTVIAAFNNSFSGSLPANLGNCILLDYLALDDNQLSGTLPADIKQAFPS, encoded by the coding sequence ATGGCGCGACCCAACACCTGCTACCTCCCCGTCATCATCGTCTTATTCCTCCTGCTCGGTTGCAAGTGCAGATCCGATCACTcagccgccggcgacggcgagaagCTGCTCGCCGCCAAGCACGACTGGGGCAACCCCCGGCAGCTCGTGTCGTGGGAccccgttgccgccgccgaccaCTGTAGCTGGAAAGGCGTCGTgtgcgccggcggcgtcggtgtTGTCACCGAGCTTTCTCTACAGGGTCTGAGCCTCACCGGGTCGGTGCCGGCGTCCGTGTGCGAGCTCAAGAACCtccaccgcctcgacctctccTACAACAACCTCACCGGCGCCTTCCCTGCCGCCACGCTCTACGCCTGCGCCCAGCTCCGCTTCCTGGACATCTCCTTCAACTCCTTCACCGGGGTGCTCCCGGACCACGTCGACGCCTTGTCTCCGGTGATGGAGCATCTCAACCTCTCGAGCAACAGCTTCGGCGGCGTCGTGccggccgcggtggcgcggctCCCGGCGCTCAAGTCCCTGTTGCTCGACAACAACCGCTTCACAGGCGCATACCCCGCGGCAGAGATAAGCGAGCTATCCGATCTTGAGGTGCTCACGCTGGCCTTCAACGCGTTTtcgcctgcgcccgcgccgccggagtTTGCCAAGCTGACGAAGCTGACCTATCTCTGGATGGAGAAAATCAACCTCATCGGGGAGATTCCGGAGGCGTACGCCAGCCTCACGGAGCTCACGGTGCTCGCCATGTCGTCGAACAATCTCACCGGTTCAATCCCAGCGTGGGTGTGGCATCTCCGGAAGCTTGAGTTCCTCTACCTGTACGCAAACGCCCTCTCCGGCGAGCTAACGCGCGACGTCACGGCGGTGAACTTGGTTGAGCTCGACGTGTCGACGAATCAGCTCACTGGAGAGATTCCTGAAGCCTTCGGCAAGCTCAGGAACCTGGAGGTGATGTTTCTCTACGAAAATCACTTCACCGGCGCAATTCCGGCGGGCATCGGGCTGCTGCCGCGGCTCGCAGACATCCGAATATTCATCAACTGGTTCTCCGGCGAACTACCAGCAGAGCTCGGAAAGCACTCCCCGCTGCGCGAACTCCAGGTGGCCAACAACAACCTCTCCGGCCCATTGCGGGAGACCCTCTGCGCTAACAGGAAGCTCACTGTTATCGCCGCCTTCAACAACAGCTTCTCTGGCAGCCTTCCGGCAAACCTAGGTAACTGCATCCTGCTGGACTACCTAGCGCTCGATGACAACCAGCTCAGCGGCACATTGCCGGCCGACATAAAGCAAGCTTTCCCGTCTTAA